One window of the Nicotiana tabacum cultivar K326 chromosome 4, ASM71507v2, whole genome shotgun sequence genome contains the following:
- the LOC107790463 gene encoding CDGSH iron-sulfur domain-containing protein NEET, translating to MASAISMIQAGFSCGGALSSFTARPRRMVVVRAEAINPDIKKDEAKVVDSVVVTELSKPLTAYCRCWRSGTFPLCDGSHVKHNKATGDNVGPLLLKKQ from the exons ATGGCGTCGGCTATAAGCATGATTCAAGCTGGGTTCTCATGCGGCGGCGCATTATCTTCGTTTACGGCGAGGCCCAGGCGGATGGTGGTGGTTCGGGCTGAAGCTATAAACCCAGATATTAAGAAGGACGAAGCCAAAGTGGTGGATTCTGTTGTTGTCACTGAACTCTCTAAGCCTCTTACTGCTTACTGCAG GTGTTGGAGGTCTGGGACTTTTCCTCTATGTGATGGAAGCCACGTGAAGCACAATAAGGCGACTGGAGATAACGTTGGACCCCTGCTTCTGAAGAAGCAGTAA